One genomic segment of Roseovarius carneus includes these proteins:
- a CDS encoding trimethylamine methyltransferase family protein, with product MTDETKKRRRGGGRAGAADRRGSAVIEQMPFSPPLNIDRPIEPLGEEGVLAIHEGAMRILEEIGITILNPEALEIFRASGGCTINGENVRMGRDFVMEQIALAPEEFTITPRNPARKLTIGGKHINFGNVSSPPSYWDMKIGKKVTGTREMCANLLKLSQYFNCIHFVGGYPVEPQDIHASVRHLDVLYDKLTLTDKVTHAYCLGKERVEDVMEMVRIAGGLTDAEFEARPHMYSNINSTSPLKHDYPMLDGWMRLARRNQGLVVTPFTLAGAMAPVTMSGAVAQSLAEGLIAVVLAQLVRPGACCVIGTFTSNVDMKSGAPAFGTPEYMRATQMTGQLARFYKLPMRASGVCAANVPDGQAMWETSNSLWSGVQAGAHMIYHAAGWLEGGLIASPEKFIMDCEILQHIQRYMDPMLTQTGPDEIAIEAIREVGDQGHFFGIQHTQDRYTTAFYQPFLSDWRNFEAWEIAGATWTAARAHQTFQDIIASFEPPPMGVAIREELAAFVERRKSEGGAPTDF from the coding sequence ATGACCGACGAGACCAAAAAACGCCGCCGTGGTGGCGGCCGCGCAGGCGCTGCGGACCGCCGCGGCTCGGCTGTGATCGAGCAGATGCCCTTTTCGCCGCCACTCAACATCGACCGCCCTATCGAGCCTCTGGGCGAGGAGGGTGTCCTCGCCATTCACGAAGGGGCCATGCGCATCCTTGAGGAGATCGGGATCACGATCCTGAACCCCGAGGCGCTTGAGATTTTCCGCGCCAGCGGCGGCTGCACGATCAATGGCGAGAATGTCCGCATGGGCCGCGATTTCGTGATGGAGCAGATCGCGCTGGCCCCCGAAGAATTCACGATCACCCCGCGCAACCCCGCGCGCAAGCTGACCATCGGCGGCAAGCATATCAACTTCGGCAACGTCTCCTCTCCGCCCAGTTACTGGGACATGAAGATCGGCAAGAAGGTGACCGGCACGCGCGAAATGTGCGCGAACCTCCTGAAGCTCAGCCAGTATTTCAATTGCATCCACTTCGTTGGCGGCTACCCGGTGGAGCCTCAGGACATTCACGCCAGCGTGCGCCACTTGGATGTGCTCTATGACAAGCTGACCCTGACCGACAAGGTGACCCACGCCTATTGCCTCGGCAAGGAACGGGTCGAGGATGTGATGGAAATGGTGCGCATCGCAGGTGGCCTCACAGATGCGGAGTTTGAAGCCCGCCCGCATATGTATTCCAACATCAATTCCACCTCCCCGCTCAAGCATGACTATCCGATGCTGGACGGCTGGATGCGTCTGGCGCGGCGCAATCAGGGCCTTGTGGTCACGCCCTTCACCCTCGCGGGGGCCATGGCGCCCGTGACCATGTCGGGGGCTGTGGCGCAATCGCTGGCCGAGGGTCTGATCGCCGTGGTGCTGGCTCAGTTGGTGCGTCCCGGTGCCTGCTGCGTGATTGGCACGTTCACCTCCAACGTGGATATGAAATCCGGCGCGCCCGCCTTTGGCACGCCCGAATACATGCGCGCCACGCAAATGACCGGGCAGCTGGCGCGGTTCTACAAACTGCCAATGCGCGCAAGCGGCGTTTGCGCGGCCAACGTGCCTGATGGGCAGGCGATGTGGGAGACCTCCAATAGCCTGTGGTCCGGGGTGCAGGCCGGGGCGCATATGATCTATCACGCTGCTGGGTGGCTCGAAGGCGGGCTGATCGCCAGCCCTGAGAAATTCATAATGGACTGCGAAATCCTCCAGCATATTCAGCGCTACATGGACCCGATGCTGACCCAGACCGGCCCGGATGAGATCGCCATCGAGGCGATCCGCGAAGTGGGCGACCAAGGCCATTTCTTTGGTATTCAGCACACCCAAGACCGCTACACCACCGCCTTCTACCAGCCCTTCCTCAGCGATTGGCGCAATTTCGAGGCGTGGGAAATCGCAGGCGCCACATGGACCGCCGCGCGCGCGCACCAGACGTTTCAGGATATCATCGCAAGCTTTGAGCCGCCCCCAATGGGCGTGGCAATCCGCGAGGAACTTGCCGCTTTTGTCGAGCGGCGGAAATCAGAAGGCGGCGCACCCACGGATTTCTGA
- a CDS encoding DMT family transporter, with protein MATEVKRGSAFGLGLATFGAVVLTPDALLMRLSGMDGAAMMGWRGLVMGSVLVALWALTSSDRGADLAALRSRTGMVVTLCHSVNAALFCIGIAIAPVAIVLLGVATVPVFSALFGLALMGERTGRATWITIAAVSVGIVLAVTGGHETGALSAATVFGTLAGLGVAAALALNFTMLRAQTHLPILLLIGVGAWIAGAAGWAVQGPAAMWDGEVWAMLLTGSVVLPLSFFALSLAARHTPAANVSLLLLLETVLGPFWVWLALGEPITAAMLAGGAIVVGSLAIYLLRTRRRTAPTD; from the coding sequence ATGGCTACAGAGGTGAAGCGCGGCAGTGCCTTCGGCCTTGGGCTGGCCACCTTTGGCGCGGTTGTTCTGACACCGGACGCGCTCTTGATGCGCCTGTCGGGGATGGACGGTGCGGCGATGATGGGCTGGCGTGGCCTTGTCATGGGCTCGGTTCTGGTGGCGCTCTGGGCGTTGACCAGCTCTGACCGCGGCGCCGATCTGGCGGCGTTGCGCTCGCGCACCGGGATGGTGGTGACGCTGTGCCATTCTGTGAACGCCGCGCTTTTTTGCATCGGCATCGCCATCGCGCCGGTGGCGATTGTCCTTTTGGGCGTGGCCACGGTGCCGGTTTTCTCGGCGCTTTTCGGCCTTGCCCTGATGGGGGAGCGGACGGGCCGCGCCACATGGATCACCATTGCGGCGGTTTCAGTTGGCATCGTGCTGGCTGTGACGGGGGGCCATGAGACGGGGGCCTTGAGCGCGGCCACGGTGTTCGGGACGTTGGCGGGGCTCGGTGTGGCGGCGGCGTTGGCACTCAACTTCACCATGCTGCGGGCGCAAACCCATCTGCCGATCCTTTTACTGATCGGCGTGGGCGCGTGGATCGCGGGCGCTGCGGGTTGGGCCGTGCAGGGGCCCGCCGCTATGTGGGACGGCGAAGTTTGGGCCATGCTTCTGACCGGATCGGTGGTCTTGCCGCTCTCGTTTTTCGCGCTGTCATTGGCGGCGCGCCACACGCCTGCGGCCAATGTGAGCCTGCTTTTGCTGCTGGAAACGGTGCTTGGGCCGTTTTGGGTGTGGCTGGCGCTTGGGGAGCCGATTACGGCCGCGATGTTGGCGGGCGGCGCAATCGTGGTGGGCAGCCTTGCGATCTACTTGCTGCGGACGCGGCGAAGGACGGCCCCGACCGACTGA
- a CDS encoding HAD family hydrolase produces the protein MRNTRHIEGIVFDKDGTLFDFHTTWNVWTSDLIQSLADAHDVPPTRIAEAVQFDLATRAFHPDSPIIAATNREGAEAIASALPGVSVDMIEEEMMLSAAHAPLAPAVDLAPFLDDLKARGLKLGVMTNDSEYGARAHLTSAGVLERFDFVAGFDSGFGGKPAPAPLLAFARSVGLDPEACVMVGDSTHDLMAGRAARMGTVGVLTGVAPREVLDPFADVVLPDIGHIPQWLQR, from the coding sequence ATGAGAAACACCCGGCACATTGAGGGGATCGTGTTCGACAAGGACGGCACGCTCTTTGATTTTCACACCACCTGGAATGTCTGGACCAGCGATCTCATCCAATCCTTGGCCGATGCGCATGATGTGCCGCCCACCCGGATTGCCGAAGCGGTGCAGTTTGATCTGGCGACCCGCGCCTTTCACCCCGACAGCCCTATTATTGCGGCCACCAACCGCGAGGGGGCAGAGGCCATTGCCTCGGCCTTGCCGGGTGTGTCGGTGGACATGATAGAAGAAGAGATGATGCTCTCTGCGGCCCACGCCCCGCTGGCCCCTGCGGTGGATTTGGCGCCCTTCCTCGATGATCTGAAGGCAAGGGGTCTGAAACTGGGCGTGATGACAAATGACAGCGAATACGGCGCGCGCGCGCATCTGACCAGCGCGGGCGTGCTGGAGCGGTTCGATTTCGTCGCGGGCTTTGATTCGGGCTTTGGCGGCAAACCCGCACCCGCGCCTTTGTTGGCCTTTGCGCGCAGCGTGGGTCTTGACCCCGAGGCCTGCGTCATGGTGGGCGACAGCACCCATGATCTGATGGCGGGCCGCGCCGCGCGGATGGGCACGGTGGGGGTTCTAACGGGGGTGGCACCGCGCGAGGTTCTGGACCCTTTCGCCGATGTTGTTTTGCCAGATATCGGGCATATTCCTCAATGGCTACAGAGGTGA
- a CDS encoding DUF3572 domain-containing protein translates to MGQSQESAETLGLRALAWLVGNDDLLQTFMGSSGVSEADVRAGAGDPAFLGAVLEFLLMNDAWVIECADALNIPGTAIGEARGALPGGEQVHWT, encoded by the coding sequence ATGGGGCAGTCGCAGGAATCCGCCGAGACGCTAGGTCTGCGCGCCTTGGCATGGCTTGTGGGAAATGATGATCTTTTACAGACGTTTATGGGATCAAGCGGCGTCTCTGAGGCCGATGTGCGCGCCGGAGCGGGCGATCCGGCCTTTCTCGGCGCGGTGCTTGAGTTTTTGTTAATGAACGATGCTTGGGTGATTGAGTGCGCCGATGCGTTGAACATCCCGGGCACGGCCATAGGGGAAGCGCGCGGCGCATTGCCGGGCGGGGAGCAGGTGCATTGGACATGA
- a CDS encoding diguanylate cyclase — protein sequence MSGNILIVDTVATNRIVLKVKLSAAYFDVAQARSGAEALEAIRRDRPDMIVANAKLSDMGAEDFITRVRARPDLAVIPIVLILPEECRAGRVACLLAGADDVIAQPINERMLLARMRGLLRQHHTLQDMRMSAGPDCASGFSEAQGGFQTPGEIALLSVDKGDATSLRARLQATCRDKITVMETARALTNSGAVRGPDVVVLLSMPGADDTVTKLMAELRAAPHMRHSRIVAVVQDDAGPLAATLLDMGVDDVMTGALHLPELTLRLQNQMRRKKAIEGLRNRLHDGLRAAMIDPLTGLYNRRFALPFLTELARGQQGQGRAFAVMVADLDHFKRVNDDHGHAAGDKVLVHVADLLRRGLRENDLIARIGGEEFLIVMPDTSAQTARDTASRLCRDVAAGTVHVPGGAPELGVTVSIGVAMGFSDKHGQTDAEALIEQADRALYGSKACGRNTVTVCARPAA from the coding sequence ATGTCAGGGAATATCTTGATCGTTGATACGGTCGCAACCAACCGGATCGTGCTGAAGGTAAAACTTTCAGCGGCGTATTTCGATGTGGCACAAGCCCGTTCCGGTGCCGAGGCGTTGGAGGCCATCCGCAGAGACCGACCTGATATGATCGTGGCCAACGCCAAGCTGTCCGACATGGGTGCAGAGGACTTTATCACCCGCGTGCGGGCTCGGCCTGATCTGGCGGTGATCCCTATCGTGCTGATCCTGCCTGAGGAGTGCCGCGCCGGACGCGTGGCCTGCCTTCTGGCGGGGGCGGATGACGTGATCGCGCAACCCATCAACGAACGGATGCTGCTTGCACGGATGCGCGGCCTGCTGCGCCAGCACCATACGCTTCAGGATATGCGGATGAGCGCGGGGCCCGATTGCGCTTCGGGCTTTTCCGAGGCGCAGGGCGGTTTCCAGACCCCCGGCGAAATTGCGCTTCTGAGCGTGGACAAAGGCGATGCTACGAGCTTGCGTGCGCGGCTTCAAGCCACCTGTCGCGACAAGATCACCGTGATGGAAACCGCCCGCGCGCTCACCAATTCCGGTGCAGTGCGCGGGCCGGATGTGGTGGTCCTCCTCAGCATGCCCGGCGCGGATGACACTGTGACAAAGCTGATGGCAGAGCTTCGTGCTGCACCTCATATGCGCCATAGCCGTATTGTGGCCGTGGTGCAGGATGATGCGGGGCCACTGGCGGCGACCCTCTTGGATATGGGTGTTGATGACGTGATGACCGGTGCACTGCACCTGCCTGAGCTCACCTTGCGGCTGCAAAACCAGATGCGGCGCAAAAAGGCGATAGAGGGTTTGCGCAACCGTCTGCATGACGGGCTCCGAGCCGCGATGATTGATCCGCTCACGGGACTTTACAATCGTCGCTTCGCCCTGCCCTTCCTCACTGAGCTTGCGCGAGGTCAGCAGGGGCAGGGCAGGGCATTTGCCGTCATGGTAGCCGACTTGGACCATTTCAAACGCGTCAATGACGATCACGGCCACGCGGCGGGCGACAAGGTTCTGGTGCATGTGGCGGATCTCTTGCGCCGGGGCCTGCGCGAGAATGACCTCATTGCGCGGATCGGCGGGGAGGAGTTTCTCATCGTGATGCCGGATACCTCTGCGCAAACCGCGCGCGATACCGCCAGCCGGCTCTGCCGTGATGTGGCCGCCGGGACGGTGCACGTTCCGGGCGGCGCGCCTGAGCTTGGCGTGACCGTCAGCATCGGCGTCGCGATGGGGTTCAGCGACAAGCACGGCCAAACAGATGCAGAGGCGCTGATCGAGCAGGCCGACCGCGCGCTTTATGGCTCCAAGGCGTGCGGCCGCAACACCGTCACCGTTTGCGCCCGCCCCGCCGCCTGA
- a CDS encoding DUF983 domain-containing protein, giving the protein MQKTAPQADNPTTAAERALWPALRRGFRSKCPNCGSGPLLKSYLKIRDTCTVCRQDFSGHRADDGPAYLTILIVGHLMAPLLHIAFVQFRPEPLVLFAVFALGCVTLSLYLLPRLKGAIVAFQWARQMHGFGDGD; this is encoded by the coding sequence ATGCAAAAAACAGCCCCCCAAGCGGACAACCCTACCACCGCCGCAGAACGCGCCCTTTGGCCCGCGCTGCGCCGTGGATTTCGCAGCAAATGCCCCAATTGTGGCTCCGGCCCCCTGCTCAAAAGCTATCTCAAGATCCGCGACACCTGCACCGTCTGCCGTCAGGATTTCAGCGGACACCGCGCAGATGACGGCCCGGCCTATCTGACCATTTTGATCGTCGGGCACCTGATGGCTCCGCTGCTGCACATCGCCTTCGTACAGTTCCGGCCCGAACCTTTGGTCCTCTTTGCGGTATTTGCGCTTGGCTGTGTCACCCTCTCCCTCTACCTTCTGCCAAGATTGAAAGGCGCTATCGTGGCCTTTCAATGGGCGCGGCAGATGCACGGATTTGGGGATGGCGACTGA
- a CDS encoding NUDIX hydrolase, which translates to MATDPAPTEGMAMTLDKTQIRDAATVIVLRRDAGGARVLMGQRGAQAAFMPSKFVFPGGTVDAGDAEISLASPLPDLCAARLTEDCTSDLSHALAVATIRELWEETGLILGRAGTWSGDIPEDWRSYAATGHVPSAKPLQFVFRAITPPGRPRRFDARFFLVEAEHLMSDLDDFSAASEELSHLQWVPLAEMRRVDLPFITEVVLAEIAARVDDPNPPASVPFYRNDDEASLFLRLKGRSPSAVD; encoded by the coding sequence ATGGCGACTGATCCAGCACCGACAGAAGGGATGGCCATGACACTCGACAAGACGCAGATTCGCGATGCAGCCACAGTGATCGTTTTGCGCCGCGATGCGGGTGGCGCGCGCGTTTTGATGGGGCAGCGCGGTGCGCAAGCCGCTTTCATGCCAAGCAAATTTGTCTTCCCCGGAGGCACGGTGGACGCAGGCGACGCGGAGATTTCCTTGGCCAGCCCCCTGCCCGATCTATGCGCCGCGCGCCTGACCGAGGATTGCACCAGCGACCTCAGCCATGCACTGGCCGTGGCAACAATACGCGAGCTTTGGGAGGAGACCGGCCTTATCTTGGGCCGCGCGGGGACGTGGTCTGGCGATATCCCCGAAGACTGGCGCAGCTATGCCGCAACCGGCCATGTGCCCAGCGCCAAGCCGTTGCAATTCGTCTTCCGCGCGATCACCCCGCCGGGGCGCCCGCGCCGCTTTGATGCGCGGTTCTTTTTGGTCGAAGCCGAGCATCTGATGAGCGACCTCGATGATTTCAGCGCCGCGAGCGAGGAACTGTCTCATCTGCAATGGGTGCCCTTGGCCGAGATGCGCCGCGTGGACCTGCCCTTCATCACCGAGGTGGTTCTGGCCGAGATCGCGGCGCGGGTGGATGACCCAAACCCGCCTGCTTCGGTGCCGTTTTACCGCAATGACGATGAGGCAAGCCTTTTTCTACGCCTCAAGGGCCGCAGCCCATCCGCTGTGGACTGA
- a CDS encoding fatty acid desaturase: MTGAARAYSSGLCGLVLVWAAPMPLWAYVIAAYLGLSVLKIRTFLENSAHDRSSGRTVVIEGRGPLALLFLNNNYHVVHHMHPKVAWYALPDMLRKTARVT; the protein is encoded by the coding sequence GTGACTGGCGCGGCTCGCGCATATTCCAGCGGTCTGTGTGGTTTGGTACTGGTCTGGGCTGCGCCAATGCCGCTTTGGGCCTATGTCATCGCGGCCTATCTCGGGCTTTCAGTGCTGAAGATCCGCACCTTTCTGGAGAATAGCGCGCATGACCGATCCAGCGGTCGCACCGTGGTGATCGAGGGTCGCGGTCCGCTAGCGCTTTTGTTTCTCAACAATAATTACCACGTGGTCCACCATATGCATCCCAAAGTCGCATGGTACGCGCTGCCGGATATGTTGCGCAAAACCGCGCGCGTTACATGA
- a CDS encoding MipA/OmpV family protein, with translation MARIRALTAITAASIGLAGAGWAQTFPEQSRTDQGWNVRLDFGLLAAPKYYGDDEYQISALPGVRISYSDILFASINEGIGFNLIRTGALRAGPILRYDFGRDQDGDSMFRISGGGTNDLLGLGDVDGTVELGGFVEYSANQFEAYLEVRNGLGGGHDGMIGAARFDYKTTLTGFGPPAFFAVGPTISFASSDYNGAFFDVNAAQSAASGLAVYNAGGGINSYGLSASLTIPVSQTAAITAIAGYDVLSGDVGDSSLVQQRGSRSQGRFGLFTGFQF, from the coding sequence ATGGCCCGAATACGCGCCCTGACCGCTATCACCGCAGCTTCAATCGGCCTTGCAGGTGCCGGATGGGCGCAAACCTTCCCCGAGCAATCGCGCACCGACCAAGGTTGGAACGTCCGTTTGGATTTCGGGCTTCTGGCCGCGCCAAAATACTATGGCGATGACGAGTATCAGATCAGCGCCCTGCCCGGTGTGCGGATCAGCTACAGCGATATCCTCTTTGCGTCGATCAATGAGGGAATCGGTTTCAACCTGATCCGCACGGGTGCGCTGCGCGCGGGCCCGATCCTGCGCTATGATTTTGGCCGCGATCAAGATGGTGACAGCATGTTCCGCATCTCGGGCGGCGGCACGAACGATCTGTTGGGCCTTGGCGATGTGGATGGCACAGTCGAACTTGGCGGGTTCGTCGAGTATAGCGCGAACCAGTTTGAGGCCTATCTGGAGGTGCGCAATGGGCTTGGCGGTGGACATGACGGGATGATCGGCGCGGCGCGGTTTGACTACAAAACCACGCTTACCGGCTTCGGCCCACCTGCGTTTTTCGCCGTGGGGCCGACGATCAGCTTCGCAAGCTCCGACTACAACGGCGCATTTTTCGACGTGAACGCGGCGCAATCGGCGGCCTCGGGCCTTGCTGTCTACAATGCTGGCGGCGGCATCAATTCTTATGGGCTGAGTGCGTCGCTGACGATCCCGGTCAGCCAAACCGCAGCGATCACGGCCATTGCGGGCTATGACGTGCTGTCGGGCGATGTGGGAGATTCGTCGCTGGTCCAACAACGCGGATCGCGCAGCCAAGGGCGCTTCGGCCTCTTTACTGGTTTCCAGTTTTGA
- a CDS encoding aldo/keto reductase yields the protein MQMTPLGRTGLMVSELCLGSMTWGTQNTESEGHAQIDRALSAGINFIDVAEMYPVNPLSAETQGRTEEIIGTWFARTGRREDVILATKHSGKGYKHVRSGAPITAQSIPEAIEGSLKRLQTDHIDLYQFHWPNRGSYMFRQNWRFDPSAQDREETRAHMEETLDALSAEVTRGTIRHFGLSNESAWGTSEWLRIAKIRGGPRVASIQNEYSLLCRLYDTDLAELSVNEDVGLLSFSPLAAGLLTGKYQNGAVPEGSRMAINGDLGGRKSERAFAATQAYLDLAAEYGIDPVHMALAWCRTRPFMASAIFGATTMDQLDRALGSVAVTLDEDLLRAIDHTHKAHPMPY from the coding sequence ATGCAGATGACCCCCCTTGGCCGCACCGGATTGATGGTGAGCGAACTTTGCCTCGGCTCCATGACATGGGGCACACAGAATACCGAAAGTGAGGGCCACGCCCAGATCGACCGCGCGCTGAGCGCAGGTATCAATTTCATAGACGTCGCCGAAATGTATCCGGTGAACCCACTGAGCGCCGAGACCCAAGGCCGCACCGAAGAGATCATCGGCACATGGTTTGCGCGCACCGGGCGGCGCGAGGATGTGATCCTGGCGACAAAGCATTCTGGCAAGGGTTACAAACACGTGCGTAGCGGCGCGCCCATCACGGCGCAGTCCATCCCCGAGGCGATTGAGGGCTCGCTGAAGCGCCTGCAAACCGATCATATTGATCTTTACCAATTTCACTGGCCCAACCGGGGCAGCTACATGTTCCGCCAGAACTGGCGCTTTGATCCGTCGGCCCAAGATCGCGAGGAGACCCGCGCCCATATGGAAGAGACGCTTGATGCGCTGTCCGCCGAGGTGACGCGCGGCACGATCCGGCATTTTGGCCTCTCGAACGAGAGCGCCTGGGGCACGTCCGAGTGGTTGCGCATCGCAAAAATCAGAGGCGGACCGCGTGTGGCGTCGATACAGAACGAATACTCACTTCTGTGCCGTCTCTACGACACCGATCTGGCGGAACTGAGCGTGAACGAGGATGTGGGGCTTTTGTCCTTCTCGCCCCTCGCGGCTGGGCTGCTCACGGGCAAATACCAAAACGGCGCTGTGCCCGAAGGTTCGCGCATGGCGATCAACGGCGATCTTGGCGGGCGCAAATCCGAGCGCGCTTTTGCCGCCACGCAGGCCTATCTGGATCTGGCCGCAGAGTACGGAATCGACCCGGTGCATATGGCGCTTGCATGGTGCCGCACGCGGCCCTTCATGGCCTCGGCCATTTTTGGCGCCACGACGATGGATCAACTGGACCGCGCCCTCGGCTCAGTGGCCGTCACGCTGGACGAGGACCTTCTGCGCGCGATCGATCACACGCACAAGGCCCACCCCATGCCCTATTGA
- a CDS encoding YceI family protein produces MRRLLALLALITWGSVVLAAPADYRLDVARSEVAFGFDLQGIAARGTMPVKAAKMSIDLRDVARSEVEVTLDAAAATAGVIFVTQTMKGPQVLDVGRYPEILFRSTRITGDLSGAVVEGDLTIRGITRPVRLNAGLFRQRGTDVNDLDRLTVQLTGAISRAAFGAGGFAGFVGDRIDLNIMARIEK; encoded by the coding sequence ATGCGCAGACTATTGGCACTTTTGGCCCTTATCACTTGGGGCAGCGTGGTCTTGGCAGCACCTGCGGATTACCGCTTGGATGTGGCGCGCAGCGAGGTTGCGTTCGGGTTTGACCTTCAGGGGATCGCGGCACGCGGCACGATGCCGGTCAAGGCCGCAAAGATGTCGATTGATTTGCGTGATGTCGCACGCAGCGAGGTCGAGGTGACGCTGGATGCGGCTGCGGCCACGGCGGGTGTGATTTTCGTGACGCAAACCATGAAAGGCCCGCAGGTTCTGGACGTCGGGCGCTATCCTGAGATCCTCTTTCGCTCTACCCGTATCACAGGCGATCTGAGCGGGGCCGTGGTGGAGGGGGATCTGACAATTCGGGGGATCACCCGGCCTGTGCGCCTCAACGCGGGGCTTTTTCGGCAGCGCGGTACGGATGTGAATGATCTTGACCGCCTCACCGTACAACTGACTGGCGCTATCAGCCGGGCGGCCTTTGGCGCGGGCGGTTTTGCAGGCTTTGTTGGCGACCGGATCGATCTCAACATCATGGCACGCATCGAAAAATAG
- a CDS encoding MFS transporter, with translation MRTAISFAALFLSVILMQLSSGGVGPLDALSGLALDFSTEQIGLLGSAHFLGFFIGCWWAPRLMGSVGHSRAFAAFTAAGTIGLMSHMLVVDPYAWAIMRIASGICVAGCYTVIEAWLQAKVTNETRGRTMGAYRVADMGASLVAQLLISVLEPASYVSYNLLALFCCASLLPLTLTKVSQPETPAAPRLRPSLAIICSPLAAAAVVVAAISSATFRMVGPLYGQQVGLAVDQIAYFLAAFVLGGALAQYPMGWLADKFDRRHVMIGLSVAAIICCIITAAMPGLGVNGVMWSAFFFGLTSFPIYSVAAAHANDFAENHERVELAAALMFFYALGAIAAPLLASTLIEAYGPGAMFVMIAVGHAALILFGLGRMLVRPTTDKKTRYIWAPRTSFTIGQLTGKIRDK, from the coding sequence ATGCGCACCGCCATATCATTTGCGGCCCTCTTCTTGTCGGTCATTTTGATGCAGCTCTCGTCGGGTGGGGTGGGTCCGCTTGATGCTCTGAGCGGGCTGGCACTTGATTTTAGCACCGAGCAGATCGGCCTTTTGGGATCGGCGCATTTTCTGGGGTTCTTTATCGGGTGTTGGTGGGCACCACGCCTCATGGGCTCAGTTGGGCACAGCCGGGCCTTTGCAGCCTTTACGGCGGCCGGCACGATCGGGCTGATGTCGCATATGCTGGTGGTTGATCCCTATGCCTGGGCAATCATGCGGATTGCCTCGGGGATTTGCGTCGCGGGGTGCTATACGGTGATCGAGGCCTGGCTTCAGGCCAAGGTCACCAACGAGACGCGTGGGCGCACAATGGGGGCCTACCGCGTGGCTGATATGGGCGCATCGCTTGTGGCGCAACTCTTGATTTCGGTGTTGGAGCCCGCCTCATACGTCTCTTACAATCTGCTGGCGCTGTTTTGCTGCGCCTCCCTTTTGCCGCTGACCCTGACGAAGGTGAGCCAACCCGAGACGCCAGCCGCCCCTCGCCTCAGGCCAAGCCTTGCGATCATTTGTTCGCCCCTTGCGGCGGCAGCCGTGGTTGTGGCCGCCATATCCAGCGCGACTTTTCGGATGGTTGGTCCGCTTTATGGCCAACAGGTGGGGTTGGCTGTGGATCAAATCGCTTATTTTCTGGCGGCCTTCGTTCTGGGCGGGGCGCTAGCGCAATATCCCATGGGATGGCTCGCGGATAAGTTCGACCGCCGCCATGTGATGATCGGGCTGTCAGTCGCGGCCATCATCTGCTGCATCATAACCGCCGCGATGCCGGGGCTTGGGGTCAACGGGGTCATGTGGTCCGCGTTTTTCTTTGGCCTTACGTCCTTCCCGATCTATTCAGTTGCCGCCGCACACGCCAACGATTTCGCCGAAAACCACGAGCGGGTCGAACTGGCAGCGGCGCTCATGTTCTTTTATGCGTTGGGGGCCATTGCAGCGCCACTTCTGGCGTCCACCCTCATTGAGGCCTACGGGCCGGGCGCGATGTTTGTGATGATCGCCGTGGGACACGCCGCCCTCATTCTCTTCGGGCTTGGCCGAATGCTGGTGCGCCCCACGACGGACAAGAAAACCCGCTATATCTGGGCGCCGCGCACCTCCTTTACCATCGGGCAGTTGACCGGCAAGATCCGCGACAAGTAA